From Saccharomycodes ludwigii strain NBRC 1722 chromosome IV, whole genome shotgun sequence, one genomic window encodes:
- a CDS encoding uncharacterized protein (similar to Saccharomyces cerevisiae YLR175W | CBF5 | Centromere Binding Factor) gives MSEEYVIKPENVTPSADSSSWPLLLKNYDKLLVRSGHYTPIPTGSSPLKRDIKSYISSGVINLDKPSNPSSHEVVAWIKRILRCDKTGHSGTLDPKVTGCLIVCIDRATRLVKSQQGAGKEYVCIARLHDALKDEKDLGRALENLTGALFQRPPLISAVKRQLRVRTIYDSNLIEFDNKRNLGVFWASCEAGTYMRTLCVHLGMLLGVGGHMQELRRVRSGALSENDNMVTLHDVLDAQWVYDNTRDETYLRNIIQPLETLLLGYKRIVVKDSAVNAVCYGAKLMIPGLLRYEDGIELYDEVVLMTTKGEAIAVGIAQMSTVDLATCDHGVVAKVKRCIMERDLYPRRWGLGPVAQKKKQMKSDGKLDKFGRVNEKTPEDWKKSYVSLDNVDSPVLETKKEEKKEEKKTEEKEEKKTEEKEEKKAEKKTEKKEEEKEEGKKDKKEKKDKKDKKEKKDKKDKKEKKRKAEDEKTSEKKKKKSKK, from the coding sequence atgagTGAAGAATACGTTATTAAACCAGAAAACGTTACTCCATCTGCTGATAGCAGTAGCTGgccgttattattaaaaaattacgaTAAGTTACTAGTTAGAAGCGGACATTACACTCCTATTCCAACAGGTTCTTCTCCATTAAAAAGGGACATCAAGTCCTACATTAGCTCCGGTGTTATTAATTTAGATAAACCATCCAACCCATCTTCTCATGAAGTTGTTGCTTGGATTAAAAGAATCTTGCGTTGTGATAAAACTGGTCATTCAGGTACTTTGGATCCAAAAGTTACTGGTTGTTTGATCGTTTGTATTGATAGGGCTACTAGATTGGTTAAATCCCAACAAGGAGCCGGTAAGGAGTATGTTTGTATTGCCAGATTGCATGATGCCTTAAAAGACGAAAAGGATTTGGGTAGGGCTTTAGAAAACTTAACTGGTGCTTTGTTTCAAAGACCACCTTTAATCTCTGCTGTTAAGCGTCAGTTACGTGTTCGTACGATTTATGATTCTAACTTGATCGAATTTGACAATAAAAGAAACTTGGGTGTCTTTTGGGCCTCTTGTGAGGCTGGTACCTATATGAGAACATTGTGTGTTCACTTGGGTATGTTGCTGGGTGTTGGTGGCCATATGCAAGAATTACGTCGTGTTAGATCTGGGGCTTTGTCCGAGAATGATAATATGGTTACTTTGCATGATGTTTTGGATGCGCAATGGGTTTACGATAACACAAGAGATGAAACTTATTTGAGAAATATTATTCAGCCATTGGAAACTCTATTGCTTGGTTACAAGAGAATTGTTGTTAAGGATTCTGCTGTCAATGCTGTTTGTTACGGTGCTAAATTGATGATCCCCGGTTTATTGCGTTATGAGGACGGCATTGAATTATATGATGAAGTCGTGTTAATGACTACAAAGGGTGAAGCCATTGCTGTTGGTATTGCACAAATGTCTACTGTTGATTTGGCTACCTGTGATCATGGTGTTGTTGCTAAAGTTAAGAGGTGTATTATGGAAAGAGATTTGTACCCAAGAAGATGGGGTTTGGGTCCTGTTGCCCAAAAGAAGAAGCAGATGAAGTCTGATGGTAAGCTTGATAAATTTGGTAGAGTCAATGAAAAAACACCAGAAGATTGGAAGAAGTCCTATGTGTCCTTGGATAATGTTGACTCGCCTGTTTTAGAAACAAAGAAGGAGGAAAAgaaggaagaaaagaagacaGAAGAgaaggaagaaaagaaaacagaagaaaaggaagaaaagaaggCAGAAAAGAAGACAGAAAAGAAGGAGGAAGAGAAGGAAGAAGGAAAGaaagataaaaaggaaaagaaggacaaaaaagataaaaaggaaaagaaggacaaaaaagacaaaaaggaaaagaaaagaaaagctgAAGATGAAAAGACCAGcgaaaagaagaagaagaaatccaagaaataa
- the SIS1 gene encoding type II HSP40 co-chaperone SIS1 (similar to Saccharomyces cerevisiae YNL007C | SIS1 | SIt4 Suppressor) produces the protein MVKETKLYDLLGVSPSASDAELKKGYRKAALKYHPDKPTGDTEKFKEISEAYEILNDKQKREIYDTYGLEAARNGGPAFGGMGGAGGAGGAGGRGGFSSGGAHAFSDQDAFNIFSQFFGGGSPFGFAGGDDGGFGGASGFSSSGFGGQKQSRFGGHQQSGFSGGFPGGDFHSAGGMPGGFSANSGRSASPKPEEKVVQVNLPVSLEDLYQGNKKSFKITRKGPNGTSEKKQIDIQMARGWKAGTKITYKNEGDYNPQTGGRQTMQFVIQEKPHQYFKREGDDLIYTMPLSFKESLLGFTKSVPTIDGRTLPVTKVQPVQPTEVSRYPGQGMPLQKTPTQRGDLVVKYKIDYPISLTPQQKTAISENF, from the coding sequence atggTTAAAGAAACGAAATTATACGATTTATTAGGCGTCTCTCCTAGTGCGTCAGATGCTGAATTGAAGAAAGGATATAGAAAAGCTGCCTTAAAATACCATCCCGATAAACCAACTGGTGATACCGAAAAGTTTAAAGAAATTTCAGAAGCTtatgaaattttaaatgataaacAAAAGAGAGAAATATATGATACTTATGGTTTGGAGGCTGCAAGGAATGGTGGTCCAGCCTTTGGTGGTATGGGCGGTGCCGGCGGTGCTGGAGGTGCCGGAGGTCGCGGTGGTTTTAGTAGTGGTGGTGCCCATGCCTTTTCTGATCAAGATGcctttaatattttctcGCAATTCTTTGGAGGTGGGTCTCCCTTCGGTTTCGCTGGTGGTGATGATGGTGGATTTGGTGGTGCAAGTGGGTTTAGTTCCAGTGGATTTGGAGGACAAAAACAAAGTAGATTTGGCGGACATCAACAGAGTGGCTTTAGCGGCGGGTTTCCTGGTGGTGATTTCCATTCTGCCGGTGGTATGCCTGGCGGGTTTAGCGCCAATTCTGGTAGAAGTGCTTCTCCAAAGCCGGAAGAAAAGGTTGTTCAAGTCAATTTACCGGTTAGTTTAGAAGATTTATATCAAGGTAATAAGAAATCATTCAAGATCACCAGAAAGGGCCCTAACGGCActtcagaaaaaaaacaaattgatATCCAAATGGCACGTGGTTGGAAGGCTGGTACCAAGATCACTTATAAGAATGAAGGTGACTATAACCCACAGACAGGAGGAAGACAAACAATGCAATTTGTTATTCAAGAAAAACCACaccaatattttaaaagggAAGGTGATGATCTAATTTACACCATGCCTTTATCATTTAAGGAGTCTTTATTAGGATTCACTAAGAGTGTTCCGACTATTGACGGTAGAACGCTTCCAGTGACTAAAGTTCAACCTGTCCAGCCAACTGAAGTTAGTAGGTATCCAGGCCAAGGTATGCCATTGCAAAAGACACCAACACAAAGAGGTGATTTGGTGGTGAAGTATAAGATCGATTACCCAATATCTTTAACTCCACAGCAAAAAACTGCAATTTCTGAAAATTTCTAG
- the LST8 gene encoding TOR complex subunit LST8 (similar to Saccharomyces cerevisiae YNL006W | LST8 | Lethal with Sec Thirteen) → MSVLLVSAGYDHTIRFWEALTGVCSRTIQHTDSQVNRLEMTSDKRFLAAAGNLHVRLYDIRSANPNPVTSFEGHKNNITSISFHQDNKWMVSSSEDGTIKVWDVRSPSVQRNFKHNSPVNEVVIHPNQGELLSCDRDGNIKVWDLGENKCSQEVTPEDDTPLQTLSIAGDGSLLVAGNNKGSCYVWKMPNCTDASVLTPLTKFRSHTKYITRVLISADSKHLATCSADHTARIWSIENNFGLETTLDGHKRWVWDCAFSADSAYLLTGSSDHYVRLWDLSTNEIVRQYSGHDKGVVCVALNDV, encoded by the coding sequence ATGTCTGTTTTACTTGTATCCGCAGGATATGACCACACAATTAGATTTTGGGAAGCCTTAACAGGGGTTTGTTCGAGAACCATTCAGCACACAGATTCACAGGTTAATAGGTTGGAAATGACTTCTGATAAAAGATTTCTTGCTGCTGCTGGTAACTTACATGTCAGGTTGTATGATATTAGATCAGCAAACCCTAACCCGGTTACTTCCTTTGAAGgtcataaaaataacatcaCTTCAATATCGTTTCACCAAGATAATAAATGGATGGTCAGTAGCAGTGAGGATGGAACTATTAAAGTTTGGGATGTTAGATCGCCATCTGTCCAAAGAAATTTTAAGCACAATTCGCCTGTTAATGAAGTGGTTATACATCCGAATCAAGGTGAATTATTATCATGCGATAGAGATGGAAACATTAAAGTCTGGGATTTGGGCGAAAATAAGTGCTCACAAGAAGTAACACCTGAAGATGATACACCTTTACAAACTCTATCGATTGCAGGTGATGGATCTCTATTGGTTGCTGGTAATAATAAGGGGAGTTGTTATGTTTGGAAAATGCCCAATTGCACGGATGCCTCGGTATTAACACCACTAACAAAATTTAGGTCGcatacaaaatatataacaaGAGTTTTAATATCGGCAGACTCAAAGCATTTAGCCACGTGTTCTGCGGATCACACTGCCAGAATCTGGAGTATAGAGAACAATTTTGGATTAGAAACTACCTTGGACGGACATAAAAGATGGGTTTGGGATTGCGCGTTTAGTGCGGATAGCGCTTATTTACTAACGGGCAGTTCAGATCATTATGTAAGGTTATGGGACCTTTCGACAAATGAAATCGTTAGGCAATATAGTGGACACGATAAGGGTGTGGTTTGTGTTGCATTGAATGACGTATAG
- the RLP7 gene encoding Rlp7p (similar to Saccharomyces cerevisiae YNL002C | RLP7 | Ribosomal-Like Protein) — protein MSEEHKQLNSNPEILLRKRRNADRTRLEKQALANKKQQLARSKKSAGKNKFIRAETIVATTLATTREKERVKRISKLEHKKSRKETEHIPSDRDFILKITEVEPTEENKDGLIKEKIEYDGKECLLFVIRIRGPVAVKMPRKVFTILKLMRLLELNTGVFVKLTTQVYSLLKLISPYIIIGKPSLASIRSLIQKRSRIMYAREGEEPKETILNDNSMVEEKLGDQGIICIEDIIHELSTLGESFSKCAFFLLPFSLNREVSGFGALSSLKKLKLREKNNKLLENSNSSTAPIVEVDIDAFISRLN, from the coding sequence ATGTCTGAAGAACATAAACAATTAAACAGTAATCCAGAAATTTTATTAcgtaaaagaagaaatgcTGATAGAACTAGGTTAGAAAAGCAAGCTTTGgctaacaaaaaacaacaattggCCAGGAGTAAGAAATCAGCtgggaaaaataaatttataagaGCTGAAACCATTGTGGCAACCACTTTAGCCACCACAAGAGAAAAGGAGAGGGTTAAACGTATTTCTAAATTGGAACACAAGAAGTCTAGAAAAGAAACAGAACATATACCATCTGACAGAGATTTTATCTTGAAAATTACTGAAGTTGAACCAactgaagaaaataaagatggCTTAATcaaggaaaaaattgaatatgATGGTAAGGAATGTTTATTGTTTGTTATTAGGATCAGAGGGCCTGTCGCCGTCAAAATGCCTCGTAAAGTTTTcactattttaaaattgatgCGTTTGTTGGAGTTAAATACTGgtgtttttgttaaattaaCTACACAAGTTTATtcattattgaaattaatatcgccatatattattattggcaaACCTTCTTTAGCATCTATTCGTTCTTTAATTCAGAAGAGAAGTAGAATCATGTATGCAAGGGAAGGTGAAGAGCCAAAGGAAACCATCTTAAACGATAATTCTATGgttgaagaaaaattaggTGACCAAGGTATTATTTGTATCGAGGATATCATTCATGAACTATCTACATTGGGTGAATCATTTTCCAAGTGCGCCTTTTTTCTGTTACCTTTTTCCTTAAATAGAGAAGTTTCTGGGTTCGGTGCTTTGAGCAGTCTAAAAAAACTGAAattaagagaaaaaaataacaaattattagaaaattcAAACAGTTCTACCGCTCCAATAGTTGAAGTAGATATTGATGCTTTTATTTCCAGGTTGAATTAG
- the PGS1 gene encoding CDP-diacylglycerol--glycerol-3-phosphate 3-phosphatidyltransferase (similar to Saccharomyces cerevisiae YCL004W | PGS1 | PhosphatidylGlycerolphosphate Synthase): protein MYSSMVDIVKHTFQNTLQTKFYFKSGQIEVIDHPVEFYKTLKNKIAQSKDKIFMASLYLGKSEEEIIHCISKALQKNDELKVYFMVDGLRGTRESPSKCSASLLAQLVRDYGDRVDVRTYKTPAIFGLKESLVPKRFNEGFGLQHMKIYGFDDEVILSGANLSRDYFTNRQDRYYLFKLKPFADYYFNLHQMISKLSFKVLYSTNAQKYVLVWPDNNLASDPRRNKTKFLEQTSKLLQTFFKTPFGNNTTTNTLKVGEQQGTLYPTVVYPVSQFTPLFSASIGDQSTEKPSILKLLTSTLQNRDEQQLKQKSWVFTAGYFNMLPEIKHKLLSSKSAKGTVITASPHANGFFESKGVSKYLPDAYTYLSYKFLKEVSKKGYENSICLREWKRGVVNQPSGWSYHAKGIWITEPGEKEPCITVVGSSNYTKRAYKFDLESNCIIATTDKDLKKQMQAEIDNIMQYTSPVTLNTFKTVPERKVSNGVKIATALLSDKL from the coding sequence atgtaCTCGTCTATGGTAGATATTGTCAAACACACTTTCCAAAATACTTTgcaaacaaaattttatttcaaaagtGGGCAAATTGAAGTTATAGACCATCCTGTGGAATTCtataaaactttaaaaaacaagattGCACAATCGAAggataaaatattcatGGCCTCTTTATACTTGGGAAAGTCCgaagaagaaataatacACTGTATATCAAAGGCCCTACAGAAAAATGATGAGCTAAAAGTCTATTTCATGGTTGATGGGTTGAGAGGAACACGAGAATCACCTTCGAAATGTTCTGCCTCCTTGTTAGCTCAATTGGTTAGAGACTATGGAGACAGAGTTGATGTTAGAACCTACAAAACACCAGCGATCTTTGGATTAAAAGAATCGTTGGTTCCCAAAAGATTCAATGAGGGATTTGGATTACAACACATGAAAATTTATGGatttgatgatgaagttATCTTATCGGGTGCTAACCTATCAAGAGattattttacaaataGGCAGGACAGATATTACCTTTTCAAGTTAAAACCGTTTGCTGATTACTATTTCAACCTCCACCAAATGATCAGCAAGTTGTCCTTCAAAGTACTGTATTCTACAAATGCTCAAAAATACGTTTTGGTATGGCctgataataatttggCCAGCGACCCAAGACGAAACAAAACTAAATTTTTGGAACAGACATCTAAACTTCTACAAACTTTTTTCAAGACACCATTTGGGAATAATACTACAACTAATACTTTAAAAGTAGGAGAACAGCAAGGAACTTTATATCCCACAGTAGTTTATCCCGTTTCCCAATTTACCCCCTTATTTTCTGCGTCTATTGGAGATCAATCCACAGAAAAACCAAGTATACTAAAACTGTTAACCAGCACATTGCAAAATAGAGATGAACAGCAACTCAAACAGAAAAGCTGGGTTTTCACAGCAGGCTATTTTAATATGTTGCCTGAAATAAAACACAAATTGTTAAGTTCTAAGAGTGCTAAAGGTACAGTAATTACTGCCTCGCCACATGCAAATGGGTTCTTTGAGTCTAAAGGTGTTTCAAAATACTTGCCTGATGCATATACTTATTTATCATATAAATTCTTAAAAGAGGTTAGCAAGAAGGGATATGAAAATTCAATCTGTTTACGAGAATGGAAAAGGGGGGTGGTAAACCAGCCGTCTGGGTGGTCTTACCATGCAAAGGGCATTTGGATTACTGAGCCCGGTGAAAAAGAACCTTGCATTACTGTTGTTGGTTCGTCTAACTACACTAAGCGGGCATACAAATTTGATTTAGAGTCCAACTGTATCATAGCCACGACAGacaaagatttaaaaaagcaAATGCAAGCAGAAATAGATAATATAATGCAATACACAAGTCCAGTCACTCTAAATACCTTTAAAACTGTACCTGAAAGAAAAGTAAGCAATGGTGTTAAAATTGCTACAGCCTTACTAAGTGATAAGTTatag
- a CDS encoding uncharacterized protein (similar to Saccharomyces cerevisiae YCL002C | putative protein of unknown function) yields MFAPSYTIPYLCQLLGLGFELSSINYQQKYNRLHRSVYGLSDDLYMLEMIISLLLIYCFLNYSFSKLVSEQFCKRFPLFYPLSQLDGNGNQTLIPNKFFSTNGVLPLYYGLVLFEIAKFILSLKVLIQLYNYRFTKHVHQGVSKICFSSILFILIFSIFTYCCSIKNLSNNNNMGKFGIFYIEHVNYLWVFANILSTFKFLPQLVINWEGMCTQGLSSKYVVLQFFSNLFSLFSAFSLNKSLPFYALPFNQKPMITSFVNLFCVVGLLYQAQYLYLNKSPYLKRRRNFTSNRIIVHEIPTNVDEFDTFDTTR; encoded by the coding sequence ATGTTTGCTCCTTCCTATACCATACCATATTTATGCCAATTGCTGGGACTGGGCTTTGAGTTGTCATCAATCAACtaccaacaaaaatataaccgTCTACACAGATCTGTGTATGGCCTTTCGGATGATTTATATATGCTAGAAATGATAATTTCACTacttttgatttattgctttttaaattatagtttttcaaaattagtTTCAGAGCAATTCTGTAAGAggtttcctcttttttatcCATTAAGCCAACTGGATGGTAATGGTAACCAGACTCTTATTCCAAATAAGTTTTTCAGTACCAATGGTGTTTTGCCATTGTATTATGgtttagttttatttgaaatagCTAAGTTTATACTGTCTTTGAAAGTTCTAATTCAATTGTACAATTATAGATTCACCAAACATGTCCATCAAGGTGTGtctaaaatttgtttttcatcaatattgtttattctaatattttctatatttaCATATTGCTgttctattaaaaatttgtcaaacaataataatatggggaagtttggtattttttatattgaacatgtaaattatttatggGTATTTGCAAATATTTTGtcaacttttaaatttttaccACAACTAGTAATAAATTGGGAAGGTATGTGTACTCAAGGCCTATCATCAAAATATGTTGTTTTGCAattcttttcaaatttattttcattattttctgCCTTTTCTCTAAACAAAAGTTTACCATTTTATGCCCTTCCATTTAATCAAAAACCTATGATAACTTCATTTGTAAATCTATTCTGCGTTGTGGGGCTACTCTACCAAGCacaatatttatatttgaacAAATCACCTTATTTAAAGAGAAGACGTAACTTTACCAGCAATAGGATAATCGTTCATGAAATACCCACAAATGTTGATGAATTTGATACATTTGATACAACACGCTAA